A stretch of Bordetella genomosp. 13 DNA encodes these proteins:
- a CDS encoding DUF3426 domain-containing protein: MPITRCPQCRTAFRVVADQLRVRNGLVRCGVCNTVFDGRAAIEDAAAAQAPARPAAVPPAAAPAAPPAPVTRAPAAQPAQPAAPELPVAAVVDVPPPAVLRGRARNESPVSPTPAEHPSRQDRILHAQRPAAAPPAWQAGRTPDEPPAVLRGRASHRHEPGMAAEPSPALHDRADERHDDPEDEDGWTAEPVMRERGIHAPPPYRGPGRSEPGLANAHADDDEDAEPAEEPVYGDSRTRYSSATDSGRAPPDFLDQDRIDSQRIWRRALGWACALGLLALVLQLVYVYRTPIALSAPTLRPVLSGVCQVLGCTVGYARRIERISIVSSSLRPPTGASQAEDDGRSRLVLTVVIRNRYDREQHWPALMLDLTDLSDTVVARKAILPEQYLPPGQADGPLGAGAEVTLTIPIQVNALQVNGYQLDKFFP, from the coding sequence ATGCCCATCACTCGCTGCCCGCAATGTCGTACCGCCTTCCGGGTGGTAGCCGACCAACTGCGCGTGCGCAATGGGCTGGTGCGTTGCGGGGTCTGCAATACGGTGTTCGACGGGCGGGCCGCTATCGAAGATGCGGCGGCCGCGCAAGCCCCGGCCCGGCCTGCGGCCGTTCCGCCCGCGGCCGCGCCGGCGGCGCCGCCCGCCCCGGTGACTCGCGCGCCGGCAGCACAGCCGGCCCAGCCCGCCGCGCCCGAATTGCCCGTGGCTGCCGTCGTGGACGTGCCCCCGCCAGCGGTGCTGCGCGGCCGGGCGCGGAATGAGAGTCCGGTCTCTCCGACGCCCGCGGAACATCCCTCTCGACAGGATCGCATCCTGCACGCGCAGCGTCCTGCCGCCGCGCCGCCCGCCTGGCAAGCCGGCCGCACGCCCGACGAACCTCCCGCGGTCCTGCGCGGCCGCGCCAGTCATCGCCATGAGCCCGGCATGGCCGCGGAACCCTCGCCTGCGCTTCACGATCGCGCGGACGAGCGGCACGACGATCCGGAAGACGAGGACGGATGGACCGCCGAACCGGTGATGCGCGAGCGCGGCATCCATGCTCCGCCGCCTTATCGCGGGCCGGGCCGCAGCGAGCCCGGCCTGGCCAACGCGCACGCCGACGACGACGAGGACGCCGAACCGGCTGAAGAGCCGGTCTACGGCGATTCCCGCACCCGCTATTCCAGCGCCACCGACAGCGGGCGCGCGCCGCCCGACTTCCTGGACCAGGACCGCATCGACTCGCAGCGCATCTGGCGGCGCGCCTTGGGGTGGGCCTGCGCGCTGGGCCTGCTGGCGCTGGTGTTGCAACTGGTCTACGTCTATCGCACGCCCATCGCGCTGTCCGCGCCCACGCTGCGGCCGGTATTGTCCGGCGTGTGCCAGGTGCTGGGCTGCACCGTGGGCTATGCGCGCCGCATCGAGCGCATCTCGATCGTGTCGTCCTCGCTGCGCCCGCCCACCGGCGCCTCGCAGGCCGAGGACGATGGCCGGTCGCGCCTGGTCCTGACGGTGGTGATACGCAACCGCTACGATCGCGAGCAGCACTGGCCCGCGCTGATGCTGGATCTCACCGACCTGTCCGATACGGTGGTGGCCCGCAAGGCGATCCTGCCCGAGCAATACCTGCCGCCCGGCCAGGCCGACGGGCCGCTCGGGGCGGGCGCTGAAGTGACGCTCACCATTCCCATCCAGGTGAACGCCCTGCAGGTCAACGGTTATCAACTCGACAAATTCTTTCCTTGA